A segment of the Bombus huntii isolate Logan2020A chromosome 14, iyBomHunt1.1, whole genome shotgun sequence genome:
TTTACCTTAAAAGAACTAAGGGCTAGtggtttaaataaaaaatatgctaGGACTATTGGAATTGCTGTAGATCCTAGAAGGCGTAATAAATCAGTCGAGTCTTTACAAAGGAATACTCAAAGACTGAAAGAATATAGATCCAAATTGATTCTTTTCCCACTGACTGTAGCCAATGTAAGTAGAATATAGTAAATTTaaaactattaaagaaagactACATTCTAAtgttatttatgaaaatagcCTAAGGGTGATGATTCCACTAAAAAAGAAGTGAGCCTTGCCACTCAAGCTAAAGGAGAAATCATGCCAGTGAGACACCAAACGCATGCTAAAGCTAAGGCCCGTGTCATTTctgaggaagaaagaaagttcTCTGCATACGTAACTCTCCGTAAAGCTAGGGCTGATGCCAGACTAGTAGGAATTCGCGCAAAACGTGTAAAAGATGCAGCTGAAAATCCAGATGAAGTAACTAAAGTTGCTAAAGACAAGAAGGCTAAGAAATAATGTGGAACTTCATGtctttgtataaatataacaaataaattctctaatgagaaataaaattttctatttgtttttattttatactatttattgaatatatatatatatatattatacaatgaAGACATTTTATTTGCCATTagtatttgtataaaaatataatgcatttattatatgtatatgacaATATCAGAGAGGAAATTTTTCTCTGTGACTTCTGACTAGTGACATTTGAGTGTTACTAGTCTAGCATGAATTTCATTGGCAGGCGTGTGACGCGAAGCCACTTCCGGGGTGCGGGGATCATAGTCGTATGAAACTTGACTTAGTGATGTATGTCaaaaagagaaagtaaacCAATTAAcctattgcatttagtttcagGACAACAAAAGTCCTGACTTTTTTCTCTAAGAGGGAGAGACGCAGTAATAGAAAGTACTATTCCAACTTCTAACATTCAGTATCATGACTATAAAGCAACGATTTTATGTCATGTGTAAACGTACCCATTACACTAATTTACTTTTACTAGAGAAGAAATTTCCTTACTGCTCTTACTCAATGAAAATAAGATTGCGCTTGGGCAATTACAACCAATCATCGATCTGACCCTAAAGTACCACTTGCCCGTGTTCTCCGCTCCCCGGAAATGATTTTACACCTCCCGGTGGAAGTATAATCTCCCCAATGAGATGAGGCAGAAAACAGAAGTATTATTCGAGTTTTATTAGTCGGCAACTAATAGTTGCAGTTGTagcaatgaaattttttttatgtttacTGTCTTGTCTTGTGGAACAGACCATAAAAGTTTATGTTCagtctttatatatatatatgtcggtcCTATTTACATGGTACTCTAATTAATGGTACTCTCTATTTAATCgcgaaataaaaatcttttcatAGTTCTTTTTCCTGtttttatactttaatgaGTTAAGTTGTACTTAAAGTAGCACTATCATTTATAGTTTTTTTTTGGTATAAATATTGGTAGCACTTCAATACTTTAGTTCATTTCGTAACtagatttgaattttaaacACCGAATCAGGACAACGGTTTTCGGTTCATGgcatttatcaaatattatctttcgtatatatttttcacattATATTGTCATAAGTtttaaaataactaaatatCAAGCAAAATTTATAGTTACGAAAGATGAAATCTGCgtaagttttattatttcttaatcAGTTTATAACTGaagtcaaataaaatttagctattttcaatattttatgaCTATTACTTTCTATAATcttttaatgtaaaatttaattatttgttattaattaattgtttgGTACTATTAAAGTTATTTTGTAACGTAGAATAATTGAAGCTATTCGTGGTATGTTAATATTTTAGACGTGCGAAACCACCAGGTTCAGCTCGTAAGCCACCAAACCGTCCAAGAGGTAATAATATGGTATCCAAGGATCCTGTTCAAGTTTATTGTCGTTTAAAGCCAATGCAACATCCAGCTGATGTTTCTTGTATGAAGCTTATATCTGATACAACTGTAGTTATTACACCACCAGAATCAGCAATGAATTTTCGTAACTCTAGCAACAAGGAAATTCAAACAACATTTAGTCGCGTATTTTCACCAGATGCAACGCAAAAAGAGATTTTTAATATAGTTGCTCTCCCATTAGTTGAAAATGTTATTCGAGGTAGAAATAGCCTTCTATTCACCTATGGAGTAACAGGAAGTGGTAAAACATATACTATGACTGGTGAACCACAGGATGCAGGCATAATGCCTCGTTGTCTTGATGTTCTGTTTAACAGTATTGCTAATTATCAGAccaaaaaatttatttttaaaccaGATAAATTAAACGGTTTTGATATACAAGGTGAAGCTGATGCAATGCTTGATAGACAAAATGAACTTCATGCTGGACTTATGTTacagagaaatggaaaatcaGGCAAAGTGTAAGTACAAGAATATGTGATATGCTTTATGTAATGTAAATGGctttattaataattgatGGTTTTCACAGGAGAAAAGTAGAGAGTGATAGTGAGAGTAATCCAATGATTGTTCGTGACATAAATGAATCACAAACAGTACAAGTGGATCAAGACAATGTTTATGCTGTATTTGTTACATAtgttgaaatttataataacagTGTATATGATTTATTAGAGGATGAGGATATTAGAAACAAGTATAGTATCATTACTTACACAATTCAAATATTcttaatttcaaataatattttaatactgaGAAATAACTTTTAGGGTATTACAGAGTAAAATAGTTAGAGAAGATGGTAATAAGAATATGTATGTGCATGCTGTAACAGAAATTGAAGTAAAAAGTTCAGAAGAAGCATTTGAGGTATTTCAGCGTGGACAGAGAAGACGAAGAGTTGCACACACTGCGCTTAATGCAGAATCAAGTAGATCACATAGTGTCTTCACTATTCGTCTTGTACAAGTAATATTTCTAATTACTTTGCGTCTCATCTAATTAAAATTCACAAACAATATAGTATTTTCTTCTCCTAGGCACCCTTAGATGGTGAAGGTGAACAAATTATACAAGATAAACGGGTGATATGCATCACTCAGCTATCCCTAGTAGATTTAGCTGGTAGCGAAAGAACTAATAGGACTAAAAACACAGGTCAACGATTAAGAGAAGCAGGTTATTATACTTTTGATGTGaatcttgtaattatattataatatattttcatatccATTCATTTTGATTtaggaaatattaataattctttGATGACGCTACGATCATGTTTGGAAATTTTAAGAGAAAATCAACTTCAGGgtacaaataaaatagtacCCTACAGAGATTCGAAACTCAcccatttatttaaaaattattttgatggAGAAGGACAAGTTAGAATGATTGTTTGTGTTAATCCAAGAACAGATGATTATGATGAAACAATTGTAAGAaatcaataatataaaacgtaaatatatgaaagaaaattaattaatttattcatgTTTTACAGCAAGTAATGAAATTTGCCGAAATGACTCAAGAAGTCCAAGTAGCTAAACCAACAATTACGAAAATAGATCTTGGTTTTACACCTGGAAGAAGACAGGCAAATAAGGTGAGATGAGtaataaaagaataacaatgaaaataatttgaaaatacgtGCATAATAAAAACTATTTTTAATAGTTATTTAAGGAGGCATGTAGTAAGTTGCAAAAAGAAGGCCATCCTGAAGCTGAAGATTTAGAAGTTGATGTGGGTTTAGTGTATAGGTAAGTATTATAtgttttctttattctttcttcaaacttatataattttattttaattcagTTTAGGTGGGCCATTTCCTGAATTGGAAATTACTTCTCCACGCAATgatcaaataattaataatttaatgcaTTTTTTAGAACAGCGTATTAACAAACGGAATTTACTACGTACTGATTTACAGCAAAAACGTAAGAATATAacttaatttttaatcaaacttAAATTATGTGTAATATCTTCATGACTGTTACATGATTATTACAGAAAACGATCTTAGGAAGAAGATAATGGCAATGGAACAAGAATACATGAATTTAAAGATTGAAAATGCGTCTCTGAAAGCCGCTAATTCACAACAAAAAAAGAAGGTAATAGCATTTTACTGATTACGGAagtacatataaaataatttgctttTGCTCTAGGTTTCTGCATTAGAGGGTCATTTATGTAAGACTGAAGAACAAATTGATAGCTTGCTTCGAAAATTGAACAATGCAAATGATACAATCCGCAGCTTACAGCAAGAGGTAGTTAACGAatgcatttctttttttatttaaatgacaacatatattttactacaattattttatagttAAAAGATAGAAACATGGCACTAAATCAACGTTTAATAGATAAGCAAAGAGTGAAACAAAAGTACAACACTAAAATGCAGttagaaactgataaaatgaataaagaaTTGGAAATAAAGTTACGTCAACAACGTGAACACTTACAGGTAATgaagtaaatataatatatgtataacttcattgtttaatttttttctctctttttagaatcaaatgaaagaaaaagaggataAATTAAGATtagtaaaacaaattttagtTGATGACAACGTACCTAGTGTTTCTAAAGATTGTGTTGTACCTACTATTAATTGTGCAGAAGCAACTCCAAAAACAACAGAGGGTCGATCACGAAGGGTCAGTTTATCTTACATTACGTAATTTACTTTCGAAAATATAGTTTAATGATATGTGCTCATAGGATAAAGCGGGTGTTGCAAATCCAAGGTACAGGCGTTCACAAAGCGCGGATAAGTGGATTGATCACAGACCCGGAGCGCTTGTTCCTGTTGGAACTGTTCTTCAACCTTTAATGCGTAGAAGACGTAGTGTTACGCGACTTACAGATCCAAAGGAAATTACAGACGGTGCATCCAGGTATTGTCTTATCGCGCAAGAACACGATACTGATGGTGAACTTGAGACAAAGTTATTCAAGGTAATTACACTTAAAAGGAATCGAAAAGAGTTATGTAGTTATATACtcaaatgtattattattatgttaggGAGATATAATACCCACTAGTGGAGGAGGCGCACAAGTTGTATTTAATGATATGGAATGCTTAAAACAACTATCTCCAAAAGCAAGGAAACGTAGTGGTCCACAGGATACAGAAAATGAAGTAGGCTCTTCGAGACATTCGTCTACACTTGCAGAGTCTCATTCCAAACGTCCACGTGTAGTAAATTAAcagttttattaatataatactagtatagtaataatagtttttatacgatatataatataataatacgatacacatataaatatctaaaaaCTTCTACTAAAAATAGTAATGGTAAAGAAAAATACTAATAATAGTTAAAAACAATGATATGAAGTCAAGATGttaatattttcctttatcgttACTATTTTTAGTAAAAGCTTTTACAACCAAAGTTTTTACAATATcagtattataatttattaaataatacagTTCGCCAACAATGAATTGTGAGAAGCgataatattgtatacataatactttatatcgtgAGGCGTAATATGAGTTATATGACTGCTATCTCATAACATGTATATAttcgtaatatttaattttgagaTAATTAATAGTGAATTTTGCGCCTAATGTTGACTAATAATGTATCAATCTAATCTAATCATACATTTTGATCATGTTTACTCAgtttttatatacaattatttatatacaatatacatatatctatcAAATTCACTGCAGTATATATTGTTAGTGAACCTTGTAGCTTTATCAAAGCTGTATTCACTTAAGATCGTTGTCTTCGTAATTGATTATCTAACTGCGCTAATTGGTGAAGAAAACCACTATTTGGTTGAATGAAACGATTTTTGCGGACTGTTCGAATTGCATCTGTGGCTAGCATTCCTTTTTTAATCATTAAATATGCTAATACGCACGTTGCGCTACGTGAGATTCCTAACACACAATGAACAAAAGCTTTACCTAATAGAAAGAAAGTTAAATTTTAAACGATCTattgtaatttttctatttttttcattattaaattattatttcattaccTCCAGTCGAAACAGCTTCATCGATAAAATCTGCAATAATGTAAAAGTACTTGCTAATGTCTGTTGTGCACAAATCAATAAGTGGTAAGCCAAGATACTTTATTGTTGTATCAGAATAATAATTCTTATCGGTGTTTACAAATCCAAATCTTTTTCCTTCAGCAGCATTAAGCAAATGTGTTATACCCAATATTTTAAggtatttcttattttttgcTGTGACACTATAAAGTATTGaacataaattaatttttgataAACATAAAGAcataaaacattgaaatactcaCGCATCACCAATATATATTCCTGGATATACTTCATCACAATCGATATCCTGTTGAACACGGTAATATTCAACATCATCTCGATTAGGATCAAATCCTGGTAGCATTTTATTCTCAGTCTGTGTTCTATACAAAGCTTCTGCTAAGTGACTTTGGGTGGTTTCCCCACCAGTTAAACGTTTCTGAAAATTCATGAGATAAAAGTTTTTACTATGAAAAGTAAcgttacaatattatataatttttaataatctgATTTGAAagatgataaattttcaatattaattgAATGTTATTTGAAATGATCagatgatatttattttttcatgtaTTTCTCATTATAAAAAGACGTttagaattaaaaagaatttgaaaaaatatcaattacaTGTTCCTATGAAATGACAGGCGACGTAAATGATAGCAATACTATTCTTTATAATGTATACTTACATTTCTCAGACTGCTGTCCATTTGAAAAGATTATTTAtagattaataatttataggTTATACTAGATATGACAAATAAGAAAGACAgcaaaatattacaaaatattttgtattttactaATCAAGTATGTCACGATTAGGTATGACTAATTCTAAGcttttacatatatacataaacaAATATAGTTGCACACAATGTTAAAATCGCGATAATTATAGCTAGTTATTTCTCTTTTGGAACTCTGTTATACCGCGATAATTATACTGACAAGGTGTCATGTAAATATATCcattaattcgattaatttttgtatataacgaataattttgtatattttttaaaatagtagaatatttgaaatccTATATTTGTGCCAAGAATTTgatgtataattttttaaaatgatatttaaaatttcaactcAAATTAAATCTTCATCGTCTCGATATTTGAATATATACTTGAATAATActtgaataatatatatataatatatgtaacaATATTTACTCagttcttttatatttattattataagtgtaaaaagtaaattctagaaataaaatattgggATATTCCTGAGTTTTGATAAATTGAACGAAATCAAATTTCATAGTAACTAGATGAGCGATGAGTCATGACGTATGTATATCAATGCCTAAAGAAAATATGGCGATGGTATTTGGTTAGTGTCCTGTTCTGTTGATTTTACAGAAGGTGTTTGGTGTGTTTATCGTGCTCAAgattgtaattataatttaaattcggAGTAGAACTTATTAAGACAATGAGTTTCTTTAGTAAAGTATTCGGTGGTAAAAAGGAACCGGTGTCTATGTCGACAGCCGAGGCGATACAAAAATTGCGCGAGACGGAGGATATGTTGATAAAAAAGCAGGATTTCCTCGAAAGTAAAATAGAGCTTGAAATTCAAACTGCTAAGAAGAATGGAACGAAAAACAAACGAGGTATTTACGAATGATATTCTTTATTTGGTAACCACTTGCAAACAGCTTTCAATGATTAAGGTCGTTTGTCATTGTGACGTTTCTCTGCTGTGTGTTGACTGTGCGTTAACTTATATTGTAACTATTAATCAGTGCTTTAAAAATGCTACTTTACCTATAAGTTTGTTAAACTAAGAATATAGCTTTTTAAGTAATAAGCGACGTTAACACTGTACAAGACATCCACATAATATGAGTTACTAATAATTAGACTGtgaatgtttatgcatttatgagaaattgtGAGATGTAAAAGTGTACAGAATGCAAgtaatgtacaaaaatatataaagtatatattaaaaatgtagtattcattataatatttactatAAGAAACAAATTTATGTTTGTGTATTTCGTTAATTACATCTgtaaaaatgtttataaattagtatCAACATCCACATTCATGTACTAGCTATTAACTCTAGGATGAATATGTTAACAAGGAAACATAATTTACAGCTGCAATCCAAgcccttaaaagaaagaaacgttaTGAAAAACAGTTACAACAAATTGATGGTACACTTACCACGATTGAAAGTCAAAGGGAAGCACTAGAATGTGCAAATACCAATACTGCTGTACTTACTACAATGAAAAATGCAGCAGATGCATTAAAATCTGTCCATCAACATATGTAAGAAATTCAGTTTTGTGATATCATTAGTTAGATGATTCACGCagattatttaaatgttattttctttgtttaggGATGTTGATCAAGTACATGATATGATGGATGACATAGCTGAACAGCAAGATGTAGCAAGAGAGATTTCTGATGCAATTTCCAATCCTGTAGCATTTGGAAATGATGTAGATGATGAAGAACTAGAAAAAGAATTGGAAGAGCTTGAACAAGAACAACTTGATAAAGAATTGCTTGGTATTGAATCTACTGATGAACTACCAAGTGTTCCAGCTACTGCTATTCCAATTGCCCCAACTAGGACTCGCAcaagtaataattttaatatttttttgctttattattagaaaataatttatttttaaactaaaaatattgttaatatttatagaaGCCAAACCAGAAGAGGATGAAGATTTAAAAGAGTTAGAAGCATGGGCATCATAAAGGTGGTAtcaatatatttgtaaaaatgaatttttgtaagAAACTGATAGCTAAAATGAAGTATGTATTATTGAAAGAGATAACAGTGTACATGAATGCGTTTTTCAGATTCAATATCATATAACTATTCTAATGTTAATACTGTGGTATTTTTATACACTGTTAAAATGATTAACATAATGATGAAGTTCATAGTAGTTATTTTCCTTATTACAgtataaagattttttttatcaatatacaaAGAAGAATCATAAGTAATAGCAAGTATCTTAAATACTTGCATTTGTGCTAGCCAATATACTCTACTGTTacagtaaaaaataaattatattggACAAGAAtatgatatacatacatagcTATAAATGCTggtaaattatatacatataatttttactAACAGTGAGAAATACCTATGAGAACATTTATTGTATAAACTTTTTGTTCAAAAGATTAAATTGTAAGATATTACAATTGCttcataaaattttgttgttattttcatgtatatatgtataacataTTTTGAAAAGTAGCGCAGTTCAAATTGTTAAATGGCCTTTTAAACTTTGTATAATTGTATCtgctataaataaattcatttaaatgtatattaatttagTACAACTATAAATACAGCAGATACAGTgttgtatacatatttttacacTACAAATCATAGTAATTTTTGcactattattaatattttattaattaataattattgaattataaatatccAAATTGCATCGAATTAATATGCcaatagtatatataaaatatttatattttcacaaaatatgaatatatataggacaatttaaaaaaatggcTTAAATAATGatagatatttaattaaaatgcaaTATACATTACATAGTTTAAATGTTTTCACAATCATGAATATGCTTAAACTCCTAGGGAAAATAGTCTTTAAAAAATCaagatttatttcataatttacaattataatgaCTAAAGTCTCAATCACATAATaggaggaaataaaatattatcacTGAAGAACGTCGCTTTAATATGATACAATAGGCGtaggaatatattttttgttcaaTTTACTACTCAGCGCCGGTATGGGTAGTGGACGAATGTGTGGTTTAATAGAAAATCTAGTACCAGCGATATCAATTTCGTAACGAGCTTTAAGATCCATTATAAAGTCTGTTGTAACAGTATTTGCATTAATTTGTATATGTCCTGATTTTGGATAACTGATAAAACCAAGACATATATGTTTCTCTGTAGCGAAACCGTATCTAtaaagttattattattaataatttgatatagtaaaatatattttatctttaatcGTATGAAGTATTTACCCGGCTGATGTAACAGTTCCTACAAATtcattatttcgataaatagGCTCACCACCCCATGGCCATACATCCTTATTAATATCTAATTcattaacaataaataatactaATCGTTTTGATACGCCTTGTTCTTTTTGACGTTGCAAAGCAAATTTGccaataaaatattctttctgTTGCAACAAATTATCATAATTAATCAACATGTTTAAACTGTTGTGCCTCTGTATGATAGAAGTCCTCAGAAATTCAGATTTAACATTAATAGTcttggaacaaaaaaaattctattaccATATACCTACTTACATCTAATCTTACATTGTATCCACTTCCAGCTTCATATGGCGTAACAAATGGTGTCAATTCTTCGGCCCAAAATGGAATAAATCTTTCTATTCTCATGAAACGTTGTGTGAGTACACCTACATCTCGTACTCCATAATCTTTACCTACTTCCATTAATCTGGAGTATACATGAAGTGCGTATTCTGATGGTATATATAAGCAATAACCAGATTCACCAGTATGTGTAAATGACATTACCATTACATCAGAAGCATAGGCTACATTTACATTCtattaagaatataaaattaatatatatgaaCGTTATAAATCTATCTATCGCCGCTGAAATATTTACCAGAAATCGATATAAGCTGATTACCTTATATGTAAAAGGAGAGAGATTAATGTCAGAATTGGAAAGTTCTGAAAGTAGTCCTGTTGCTTTAGGTCCTACTAAATTAATAACAGTATATTTTGACGTTACATCATTAAGACCCACCGAATGATCAGCTGGTAAATGTCTGCGCAATAAACAGATAACGTTTATACGATTACagtaaacattatttttaatttctattactTTTGTTACCTAGACATCCATTGGTAGATGCGTGTTTGTTGTGACGTAGGTGAAACCATAAAATAACTATTTTCAGCTTGTCTTACTAAGATACAATCATTTTCATACCCTCCTCTTTCATTTTGCATTCCTGTATGCACTATACTACCAATTGGTATATTTACATCATTAGAACATAATTGCTGAAGATAGTTGACAACTTCCCAACGACTAGACTGCAAATATGTAAATGATtatatgcaaaatattttatattttaaatacttaCTTTAATTTCGATTTTCGAAAATGAACTCATATCTATTATTCCCACTCCTTCTTTGCATGCTAGAAATTCCTCTGTCATGAAATCAAAAAACTTTGGTTTATAAAAACTGCCTGGTGGCATAACTGGTTTTTTTTGCCCttctattaataaaaattacttacTTTTTACTTGTTGTTAATGTGATTGTGTCATTAAATATAACAAGATGTAAATAAGAATGAAGTAATTAATTGCTTACTTTTATAAGTTGAATCAAAGTAAAGTGGACGTTCATAAGCCATTTTGACTCCAAAAATTGCACCTCTTTCTTCAAGTACAGAATACAGAGGTGAACAACGTAGGTTTCGAGCATATTTATACTCACACTGATGAGGATACAAAATTGCATAATTTCTCCCAACAATTTCCTTTGTTCTTTGTTGTAAATATCTTTTACTGCTATGTAAATCTAGAAATCTTTGTACATTAAAAGGAAGTATTTCTTGTGTAGATTCACCATTTATTAGGCATTCAGCAACTTCTTTGCCTATTCCTCCTGCCCCTAAAGAAATATGACTTTAATAATATCAAAGATCTAACATCTGTTATTCTTTACCTTGTAATGAACTTCCATTCATGCCAACAGcaacaaaataattctttacTTCTGGACTTTCTCCTAGTATCCATTTACCATCTGGTGTAAAGTTATCTGGACAATTATATACATTTGGTTGTATACCTTTTAAGAGTGGTAATCTGTGTACTACTTTATCCCATAAAGGTTTCCAGTATGAAGTATTAACTGTAAGATGGTTTTTCCAATCTTTTATTGGAACAACACCATTCTCGAATGCAGGCTTTGATTCTGGTTCAAACCATCCAATTAATAAACCTCCTGCAAATTTATCCATTCAGTTATTTATTCCATGGCTTATTAAACCTCATGTAATGCGCTAATATGTTAAAGACTTTGCCACTCCCTCATATATGAGTATGAATCGAAATCACGTATGCATGGTAAAGCCGTGTTTGTATTAAGTGGAAACGGAGGaataattgcataaaaatgtTCTGCAGGATATGCTGGAATTCTAACTGGTGGATTACATTTTAATCCTAA
Coding sequences within it:
- the LOC126873006 gene encoding pyruvate dehydrogenase phosphatase regulatory subunit, mitochondrial-like: MLQHASSKCIYVTLLQKVVSKGCKNYSIDITFKNGIFKLNQRDRSKSRRKFDQNFQFQPHTTLPSQSQIVIAGAGTVANSVAYHLVNNGWNDVLVLEQNRIGSGTSYFGSGTLGLFKPISHRNLISYSIKLYQQLQEMGYDIGLKQCGSIYLAQTKDRMIALKRRMAYNIPTGLNCEILGKDQLKRLYPYLHTEDLEGALWVPEDAVANCSAICDVLAKLAMIGGAKYIENCYIQEVHTENRAIKSVKTDRGIVSCEYFVNCAGMWARELGLKCNPPVRIPAYPAEHFYAIIPPFPLNTNTALPCIRDFDSYSYMREWQRGLLIGWFEPESKPAFENGVVPIKDWKNHLTVNTSYWKPLWDKVVHRLPLLKGIQPNVYNCPDNFTPDGKWILGESPEVKNYFVAVGMNGSSLQGAGGIGKEVAECLINGESTQEILPFNVQRFLDLHSSKRYLQQRTKEIVGRNYAILYPHQCEYKYARNLRCSPLYSVLEERGAIFGVKMAYERPLYFDSTYKKGQKKPVMPPGSFYKPKFFDFMTEEFLACKEGVGIIDMSSFSKIEIKSSRWEVVNYLQQLCSNDVNIPIGSIVHTGMQNERGGYENDCILVRQAENSYFMVSPTSQQTRIYQWMSRHLPADHSVGLNDVTSKYTVINLVGPKATGLLSELSNSDINLSPFTYKNVNVAYASDVMVMSFTHTGESGYCLYIPSEYALHVYSRLMEVGKDYGVRDVGVLTQRFMRIERFIPFWAEELTPFVTPYEAGSGYNVRLDKEYFIGKFALQRQKEQGVSKRLVLFIVNELDINKDVWPWGGEPIYRNNEFVGTVTSAGYGFATEKHICLGFISYPKSGHIQINANTVTTDFIMDLKARYEIDIAGTRFSIKPHIRPLPIPALSSKLNKKYIPTPIVSY